Proteins co-encoded in one Methyloterricola oryzae genomic window:
- a CDS encoding YezD family protein, whose product MAAKIGHGDRQEQEQHEALLKHIEHALAGMRFGSVEIVVHAGKVMQVERRDKYSCPPTLSTDFDSQ is encoded by the coding sequence ATGGCAGCAAAAATCGGGCACGGCGACAGACAGGAGCAGGAGCAACATGAGGCTCTTCTAAAGCATATTGAGCATGCGCTCGCTGGCATGCGATTCGGATCTGTGGAAATAGTCGTGCATGCCGGAAAGGTTATGCAGGTCGAGAGGCGAGATAAATACAGTTGCCCGCCCACGCTATCGACCGATTTCGACTCGCAGTGA